A genomic stretch from Chitinophagaceae bacterium includes:
- a CDS encoding RNA methyltransferase, which translates to MDELNRKSVDEFKEAEKNKVIVVLENIRSMQNVGSVFRTADAFLVEAIYLIGYTPQPPHRDIHKTALGATETVTWKYFQRTADAIAELKAASYKIFGIEQTEGSILLQDYKKAEDEQIAIIFGNEAEGVEQETLQQCDGCIEIPQFGMKHSLNISVAAGVVLWEITRNRIVKK; encoded by the coding sequence ATGGATGAACTAAACCGCAAGTCAGTAGATGAATTCAAAGAAGCGGAGAAGAATAAAGTAATTGTGGTGCTGGAAAATATCCGCAGCATGCAGAATGTGGGCTCTGTGTTCCGCACGGCTGATGCGTTTTTAGTGGAAGCGATCTATCTCATTGGCTACACGCCTCAACCACCACACCGTGATATTCATAAAACAGCCTTGGGTGCAACCGAAACTGTTACCTGGAAATATTTTCAACGGACAGCCGATGCGATTGCAGAACTGAAAGCAGCCAGTTATAAGATCTTTGGGATTGAACAAACGGAAGGAAGTATATTGTTGCAGGATTATAAAAAAGCAGAGGATGAACAGATCGCTATCATCTTTGGCAATGAAGCAGAAGGGGTGGAGCAGGAAACATTGCAGCAATGCGATGGATGTATTGAAATACCCCAGTTTGGAATGAAACATTCGCTGAATATTTCTGTGGCGGCAGGAGTGGTATTATGGGAAATAACCCGGAACAGGATTGTAAAAAAATAA
- a CDS encoding UbiA family prenyltransferase encodes MGLESSCCIPFRIKIQPISIFREQPCNLLIIQYLFLVILCMIFARSAAMAFNRYLDRSFDAKNPRTAIREIPAGIISANSALLFTILTSVLFIITTYFINSLCFSLSPVALLVVLGYSFTKRFTPLCHLVLGLGLALAPIGAYLAVTGKFALLPILFSFTVLFWVSGFDIIYALQDEEFDKEYELKSIPASLGKAKALHVSEVLHVFGAGCVIAAGVCGGFGWLYWIGVAVFAGMLIYQHSIVKPDDLRKVNIAFMTANGIASVVFAVFVIADILTL; translated from the coding sequence ATGGGGCTTGAATCGAGCTGTTGCATTCCTTTTAGAATAAAGATTCAACCGATCTCTATTTTTAGAGAGCAACCTTGCAACTTGCTTATCATTCAGTATCTATTTCTTGTCATTCTCTGTATGATTTTCGCCCGTAGTGCGGCAATGGCCTTCAACCGATATTTAGACAGGAGCTTTGATGCAAAAAATCCACGCACTGCTATCCGTGAAATACCTGCCGGTATCATTTCAGCCAACAGTGCTTTACTGTTTACGATATTAACCAGTGTGCTGTTTATCATCACAACTTATTTCATCAATTCACTTTGTTTTTCTTTATCGCCGGTTGCTTTGCTAGTAGTATTGGGTTACAGTTTCACCAAACGCTTTACACCACTTTGTCATTTGGTTCTGGGATTGGGTTTGGCATTAGCACCAATTGGTGCATATCTTGCCGTAACAGGTAAGTTTGCGTTGCTACCCATTTTGTTTTCATTCACTGTTTTGTTCTGGGTAAGTGGTTTTGATATTATTTATGCCTTACAGGACGAAGAATTTGATAAGGAGTATGAATTAAAATCGATTCCTGCCTCGTTGGGAAAAGCAAAAGCCTTGCATGTTTCAGAAGTATTACATGTGTTTGGTGCGGGATGTGTGATTGCTGCCGGAGTTTGTGGAGGTTTCGGATGGTTGTACTGGATCGGCGTTGCTGTATTTGCAGGCATGCTCATCTATCAGCATTCCATAGTTAAGCCCGATGATTTGCGAAAAGTAAATATTGCTTTCATGACAGCAAATGGAATAGCGAGTGTAGTGTTTGCGGTGTTTGTAATCGCTGATATATTAACCCTCTAA
- the ruvX gene encoding Holliday junction resolvase RuvX, with amino-acid sequence MARIICIDYGGKRTGIAVTDPLQIIATGLTTIETKNFIPFLKDYFSKEQVEKIVIGMPTNWDDTDTHATPLVKRAIEQLKKNFPTMPIETVDERYTSKMAKNAMLEMGMKKMQRRDKKLVDEIAATIMLQEYMQRT; translated from the coding sequence ATGGCCCGTATAATTTGCATTGACTATGGCGGTAAACGCACCGGCATTGCCGTTACTGATCCTTTGCAAATCATTGCAACAGGATTAACCACCATCGAAACAAAAAACTTCATCCCTTTTCTGAAAGACTATTTCAGCAAAGAGCAGGTGGAAAAGATCGTCATCGGTATGCCCACTAACTGGGACGATACGGATACGCATGCAACTCCTTTGGTAAAACGGGCAATCGAACAATTGAAGAAAAACTTTCCCACTATGCCCATTGAAACCGTTGATGAACGCTATACTTCCAAAATGGCGAAAAATGCCATGCTGGAAATGGGAATGAAGAAAATGCAGCGCCGGGATAAAAAACTGGTGGATGAAATAGCCGCCACCATTATGCTGCAGGAATATATGCAGCGCACATAA
- a CDS encoding pyridoxal-phosphate dependent enzyme yields MKLIPVERKDYNRHSETVEEIRRNNDHLFFIPEGGDNAEGLRGCKEILSMIPDADSFTHILCCMGTGTTFKGIAASAKIHQTVIGIPVLKIRIDERDLFIQQHATIESAAEKQVLFDYAGDGYAKLNEEQLNFMNSFYTKTGIPTDTVYTGKLMQAVITLAEQDYFTRKNKILVLHTGGLQGNSSLKPGMLLY; encoded by the coding sequence ATGAAATTAATTCCCGTAGAGCGAAAAGATTACAACAGGCACAGTGAAACAGTAGAAGAAATTCGCAGGAACAACGATCATTTGTTCTTCATTCCTGAAGGCGGAGATAATGCAGAAGGCTTGCGGGGATGCAAAGAAATTCTATCAATGATTCCCGATGCTGATTCATTTACACATATCCTTTGCTGCATGGGTACGGGCACAACCTTTAAAGGAATTGCGGCATCTGCCAAAATACATCAAACGGTTATTGGAATTCCGGTTTTAAAAATCAGAATTGATGAAAGGGATTTGTTTATTCAGCAACATGCAACCATTGAATCAGCAGCAGAAAAGCAGGTGTTGTTTGATTATGCCGGTGATGGTTATGCGAAACTGAATGAAGAACAACTCAATTTTATGAATTCATTTTATACCAAAACAGGCATTCCAACCGACACTGTGTATACGGGTAAATTAATGCAGGCAGTAATTACACTTGCTGAACAGGATTATTTTACCCGAAAAAATAAAATACTCGTACTGCATACAGGCGGGTTACAGGGCAACAGCAGTTTAAAGCCCGGTATGTTATTATACTGA
- a CDS encoding RluA family pseudouridine synthase → MSKEELIELEGELDNGDGSEELYERMRFVVSKGQEPLRIDKFLLTKIEGATRNKVQRGIASGLVLVNNSPVKANYKVKPDDEIITFSDTAPADTEIKPEELPLNIVYEDESVVVVNKVAGMVMHPGSGNYSGTLVNGIVWYLKQQQPELTEDQLPRFGMVHRIDKNTSGLVVLAKNEQASLHLAKQFFDHTVERKYIALVWGDLKEETGTITGHVGRHQRFRKIMDVYPDGEYGKEATTHYKVLERFGYTTLVECRLETGRTHQIRVHMQHIGHPLFNDDTYGGDRIVKGTVYTKYKQFVDNCFNICARQALHAQTLGFTHPKTQKRILFESELAIDMQKVIERWRVYTKAKNLLEEE, encoded by the coding sequence ATGAGTAAAGAAGAACTGATAGAACTGGAAGGTGAACTCGATAACGGTGATGGCTCGGAAGAGTTATATGAGCGGATGCGTTTTGTGGTGAGTAAGGGGCAGGAACCACTGAGGATCGATAAATTTTTACTGACTAAGATCGAAGGTGCTACCCGTAATAAAGTGCAGCGTGGTATTGCATCTGGTCTTGTACTGGTGAATAACAGCCCGGTTAAGGCAAACTATAAGGTAAAGCCGGATGATGAGATCATTACCTTCTCTGATACTGCCCCTGCGGATACAGAGATCAAACCTGAAGAACTTCCGCTCAATATTGTGTACGAAGATGAATCTGTTGTAGTGGTAAATAAAGTGGCTGGTATGGTGATGCATCCCGGCAGTGGTAATTACAGTGGCACACTGGTGAATGGAATTGTATGGTATTTAAAACAGCAGCAACCCGAATTAACAGAAGATCAGCTGCCACGTTTCGGCATGGTACATCGCATTGATAAAAATACAAGTGGTTTGGTAGTGCTTGCAAAAAATGAACAGGCAAGTCTGCACTTAGCCAAACAATTTTTTGATCATACAGTTGAACGCAAATACATCGCCTTGGTTTGGGGCGATTTGAAAGAAGAAACAGGAACCATTACCGGGCATGTGGGCAGGCACCAGCGTTTCCGCAAAATCATGGATGTATATCCTGATGGTGAATATGGTAAAGAAGCCACCACACATTACAAAGTCTTAGAACGCTTTGGCTATACTACATTGGTTGAGTGCCGGCTGGAAACCGGACGCACACACCAGATTCGTGTTCATATGCAGCATATCGGTCATCCATTGTTTAATGATGATACGTATGGCGGCGACCGAATTGTAAAAGGAACCGTTTATACCAAGTATAAGCAGTTTGTTGATAATTGTTTTAATATTTGTGCAAGACAGGCATTGCATGCTCAAACACTTGGCTTTACACATCCAAAAACGCAGAAACGGATTTTGTTTGAAAGTGAACTGGCCATTGATATGCAGAAAGTGATTGAAAGGTGGAGGGTGTATACAAAAGCAAAAAATCTACTGGAAGAAGAATAA